From a region of the Actinomadura luzonensis genome:
- a CDS encoding XdhC family protein encodes MSEFLGMPAPVRRAPAAQPAGGLDVQARAAELRSGREPYVLATVVRAQRPTSAKAGDRALVLPDGTIEGFVGGVCATDTVRAQGLRLLSTGRATLLRITPEAGEPHEEEGLVAVGQPCLSGGTLEIFLEAVLPPVLVQVHGDSPIARAFAAVGRAMGYQVEASADPLTPIAGDAAAVLVASHGVGEEPVLRAALAQGVPYVALVASRRRGAAVLARVEGGERVHVPAGLDIGARTPGEVAVSVYAELIDLR; translated from the coding sequence GTGAGCGAGTTCCTGGGCATGCCGGCGCCCGTGCGGCGGGCGCCGGCCGCCCAGCCCGCGGGCGGGCTCGACGTGCAGGCGCGGGCGGCGGAGCTGCGGTCGGGGCGGGAGCCGTACGTGCTGGCCACGGTCGTGCGGGCGCAGCGGCCGACCAGCGCCAAGGCGGGCGACCGGGCGCTGGTGCTGCCGGACGGGACGATCGAGGGGTTCGTCGGCGGGGTGTGCGCCACGGACACGGTCCGCGCGCAGGGCCTGCGCCTGCTCAGCACCGGACGCGCCACGCTGCTGCGCATCACGCCCGAGGCCGGCGAGCCGCACGAGGAGGAGGGGCTGGTCGCGGTGGGCCAGCCGTGCCTGTCCGGCGGCACGCTGGAGATCTTCCTGGAGGCGGTGCTGCCGCCCGTGCTCGTCCAGGTGCACGGCGACAGCCCCATCGCCCGCGCGTTCGCCGCCGTGGGCCGGGCGATGGGCTACCAGGTGGAGGCGAGCGCCGACCCGCTGACGCCGATCGCCGGCGACGCCGCCGCCGTGCTCGTGGCGAGCCACGGCGTGGGCGAGGAGCCGGTGCTGCGGGCGGCGCTGGCGCAGGGGGTGCCGTACGTGGCGCTCGTCGCCAGCCGCCGGCGCGGCGCGGCCGTGCTGGCCCGGGTGGAGGGGGGCGAGCGGGTGCACGTCCCGGCGGGCCTGGACATCGGGGCCAGGACGCCCGGGGAGGTGGCGGTGTCGGTCTACGCCGAGCTCATCGATCTGCGCTGA
- a CDS encoding IclR family transcriptional regulator, with product MLTQTAGQEPPLAGDRPDVHPGSRPDVRPDTHPGSRPGSQPGSLDRGIDILLALAQAPGPGPVSLAQLCRSTGLPKSTAHRILGVLCGRGLVRRAGTGYLPGELLDVLAGGGRARVPGTRRVVLPYLLYLYETTRQTVNLAVPCGLEARYVERLYGHNRVGTPSDAADLAPLHCTATGKALLAFDPRLRQELLARGTFERMTRRTITTPARLERELAQVRRHGVAYAQEEFADGVACVAAPVFGPGGRIRMSLGVAAPAPGAALGRLGIAVRGAAQAISAALLGG from the coding sequence ATGCTCACGCAAACGGCCGGCCAGGAGCCACCGCTCGCCGGCGACCGCCCGGACGTCCACCCGGGCAGCCGCCCGGACGTCCGCCCGGACACTCACCCGGGCAGCCGTCCCGGGTCGCAGCCGGGAAGCCTGGACAGGGGGATCGACATCCTGCTCGCGCTCGCCCAGGCGCCGGGGCCGGGGCCGGTCAGCCTCGCCCAGCTCTGCCGCAGCACGGGCCTGCCCAAGTCCACCGCCCACCGCATCCTCGGCGTGTTGTGCGGGCGCGGGCTGGTCCGCCGGGCGGGCACCGGCTACCTGCCCGGCGAGCTGCTGGACGTGCTCGCGGGCGGCGGCCGGGCGCGCGTCCCCGGCACCCGCCGGGTGGTCCTGCCGTACCTGCTCTACCTGTACGAGACCACCCGGCAGACGGTGAACCTGGCGGTGCCGTGCGGCCTGGAGGCCCGCTACGTCGAGCGGCTGTACGGGCACAACCGGGTCGGCACGCCGTCCGACGCCGCGGACCTGGCGCCGCTGCACTGCACGGCGACCGGCAAGGCGCTGCTGGCCTTCGACCCGCGGCTACGGCAGGAGCTGCTGGCGCGCGGCACGTTCGAGCGCATGACCCGTCGGACGATCACCACGCCGGCGCGGCTGGAGCGGGAGCTGGCCCAGGTGCGGCGGCACGGGGTGGCGTACGCGCAGGAGGAGTTCGCCGACGGCGTGGCGTGCGTGGCCGCACCGGTGTTCGGGCCGGGCGGGCGGATCCGCATGTCGCTGGGGGTGGCCGCGCCGGCGCCCGGCGCGGCGCTGGGGCGGCTCGGCATCGCGGTGCGCGGGGCGGCGCAGGCGATCTCGGCGGCGCTGCTCGGCGGGTAG
- a CDS encoding cytochrome P450 translates to MPRGLPRASVLESLRLSAALVPPWAPHALPGRDLLRARSLLTALEARYGGRPVLVRGRRRGPALLVLSRRDVLRVLVEERDAYAPGVEERPFGLPTDVLRPAFIEIAREEAAALTTAALTTGALTTGALTTGARTTGVVDFARLDARWQRVARRCVYGDGAAGDEELTRLLTGLRRAGRRRAGRRQEVLSGRYDARILDHLRRAEPGSLAGLIAETPDEAESRGLMQAAYWLMGFGVTAGALLQTLALLATHPAHRKAARADPEHLRACLREALRLWPPVPALSRVTAAETHWYGTALPPGTPVLVPLAVHQRSPRLPYADAFTPRIWLDGTAAGEWWARPGCDAVHLTLAVGTAFLATLLRDARPKQIGRSLSPHRPIPHAVNLARLRVRMRPTRRKPARP, encoded by the coding sequence GTGCCTAGGGGGCTGCCCAGGGCGAGCGTGCTGGAGAGCCTGCGGCTCTCGGCCGCGCTGGTGCCGCCGTGGGCGCCGCACGCCCTCCCCGGCCGCGACCTGCTGCGCGCCCGCTCCCTGCTCACCGCGCTGGAGGCCAGGTACGGCGGCCGTCCCGTGCTCGTACGCGGCCGCCGGCGCGGCCCCGCGCTGCTCGTGCTGTCCCGCCGCGACGTGCTGCGCGTGCTGGTGGAGGAGCGCGACGCCTACGCGCCCGGCGTCGAGGAGCGGCCCTTCGGCCTGCCGACGGACGTCCTGCGCCCGGCGTTCATCGAGATCGCCCGCGAGGAGGCCGCCGCGCTCACCACCGCCGCGCTCACCACCGGCGCGCTCACCACCGGCGCACTCACCACCGGCGCGCGCACCACCGGCGTGGTCGACTTCGCCCGCCTCGACGCGCGCTGGCAGCGGGTGGCCCGCCGCTGCGTGTACGGCGACGGCGCGGCCGGCGACGAGGAGCTGACCCGGCTGCTGACCGGCCTCAGGCGGGCGGGCAGGCGGCGGGCCGGGCGCCGCCAGGAGGTGCTGTCCGGCCGCTACGACGCCCGCATCCTCGACCATCTGCGCAGGGCCGAGCCCGGCAGCCTGGCCGGGCTGATCGCCGAGACCCCCGACGAGGCCGAGTCGCGCGGGCTGATGCAGGCCGCGTACTGGCTGATGGGGTTCGGCGTCACCGCGGGCGCGCTGCTGCAGACGCTCGCGCTGCTGGCCACCCACCCGGCGCACCGCAAGGCCGCCCGCGCCGACCCCGAGCACCTGCGGGCCTGCCTGCGCGAGGCGCTGCGGCTGTGGCCGCCGGTGCCCGCGCTGTCGCGGGTCACCGCCGCCGAGACCCACTGGTACGGCACCGCCCTGCCCCCCGGCACCCCCGTGCTCGTGCCGCTCGCGGTGCACCAGCGCAGCCCGCGGCTGCCGTACGCCGACGCGTTCACGCCGCGCATCTGGCTCGACGGCACCGCCGCCGGCGAGTGGTGGGCCCGGCCGGGCTGCGACGCCGTGCACCTGACGCTCGCGGTCGGCACCGCCTTCCTGGCCACCCTGCTGCGGGACGCCAGGCCCAAGCAGATCGGGCGGTCGCTGTCCCCGCACCGCCCGATCCCCCACGCCGTGAACCTCGCCCGGCTGCGCGTCCGGATGCGGCCCACCCGCCGCAAGCCCGCCCGTCCCTGA
- a CDS encoding serine/threonine-protein kinase, protein MGRSAGTPLKPEDPPAIGSYELISRLGSGGMGVVYLAKAADGSRVALKAIRRDYTADPVYRARFNEEVSNARKVASFCTARVLDHGEDRGVLYLVTEYIDGISLEDHLIEHGALSPSVLHAAAVGVAAALTAIHAAGLVHRDLKPANVMLTLAGPRVIDFGLARSTHVSARHTNAGMVMGTPGWIAPEQVFEGRTSPAGDVFAWGSLIAYAGLGGHPFGEGDAYVMAARARTAPPDLRGLPAPLDRLVAAAIHPDPARRPTARQLLLELVEAADEPAAQLAATKHLTNAWNVSEFAPHAVPPGERTGPPPHAVPPGERTGPPPHAVPSSERTGPPPVPPAERTGPTPGMQPPPAERTGPTPGMQPPPAERTGPTGSAGRGAYVPRRAGTGRRRRRGTRAGRARPGPAGPRCRRRAGSPMPGGSQQVPPGSQVPPGSQVPQAERSGPCPAWCRRLRAPRASCPAGAGSAASARPRGAATAARPTPSAPDTRTAPGRYRTPTTRAQRPMPTARGRCRTPTGRGRCRAGWQGRTRRGRCRSPTRTRPARARCRTTRPPARARCPATGRPGRAAA, encoded by the coding sequence TTGGGGCGCTCCGCAGGCACTCCGCTGAAGCCGGAAGACCCGCCGGCGATCGGTTCCTACGAGCTGATCAGCCGTCTCGGCTCCGGCGGCATGGGGGTCGTCTACCTGGCGAAGGCCGCCGACGGCTCACGGGTGGCGCTCAAGGCCATCCGGCGCGACTACACCGCCGACCCGGTCTACCGGGCGCGCTTCAACGAAGAGGTGTCCAACGCGCGCAAGGTGGCCTCGTTCTGCACGGCGCGGGTGCTCGACCACGGCGAGGACCGGGGCGTGCTCTACCTCGTCACCGAGTACATCGACGGCATCTCGCTCGAGGACCACCTCATCGAGCACGGCGCGCTGTCGCCGTCGGTGCTGCACGCCGCCGCCGTCGGCGTGGCGGCCGCGCTGACCGCGATCCACGCGGCGGGGCTCGTGCACCGCGACCTCAAGCCGGCCAACGTCATGCTGACGCTGGCCGGGCCGCGCGTGATCGACTTCGGGCTGGCGCGCTCGACGCACGTCAGCGCCCGGCACACCAACGCCGGCATGGTCATGGGCACGCCCGGCTGGATCGCTCCCGAGCAGGTCTTCGAGGGGAGGACCAGCCCGGCGGGCGACGTGTTCGCGTGGGGGTCGCTGATCGCGTACGCGGGGCTCGGCGGGCATCCGTTCGGCGAGGGCGACGCCTACGTCATGGCGGCCCGGGCCCGTACCGCGCCGCCCGACCTGCGGGGGCTGCCCGCGCCGCTCGACCGGCTGGTGGCGGCGGCCATCCACCCCGACCCGGCGCGCCGGCCCACCGCGCGGCAGTTGCTGCTGGAGCTGGTGGAGGCCGCCGACGAGCCGGCCGCGCAGCTCGCGGCCACCAAGCACCTCACCAACGCGTGGAACGTCTCCGAGTTCGCGCCGCACGCCGTGCCTCCCGGTGAGCGCACGGGCCCGCCGCCGCACGCCGTTCCCCCCGGTGAACGCACCGGCCCGCCGCCGCACGCCGTTCCCTCGAGTGAACGGACGGGCCCGCCGCCCGTGCCGCCCGCCGAGCGCACCGGGCCGACCCCCGGGATGCAGCCGCCGCCCGCCGAGCGGACGGGGCCGACGCCGGGCATGCAGCCGCCACCCGCCGAGCGCACCGGGCCGACGGGCTCGGCCGGGCGTGGAGCGTACGTGCCTCGCAGGGCGGGCACGGGCCGCAGGCGTCGCCGCGGCACCCGGGCCGGCAGGGCTCGCCCAGGCCCGGCGGGTCCCAGGTGCCGCCGCAGGGCCGGGTCGCCCATGCCCGGCGGGTCGCAGCAGGTGCCGCCGGGGTCGCAGGTGCCGCCGGGGTCCCAGGTGCCGCAGGCCGAGCGGTCGGGCCCGTGCCCGGCATGGTGCCGCCGCCTTCGCGCGCCTCGGGCCAGCTGCCCGGCGGGGGCGGGCAGCGCGGCCAGCGCCCGCCCGCGCGGGGCCGCGACGGCCGCCCGTCCCACCCCGAGCGCACCGGACACCCGGACCGCACCGGGCCGGTACCGCACGCCGACCACACGGGCCCAGCGCCCCATGCCGACCGCACGGGGCCGATGCCGCACCCCGACCGGACGGGGCCGGTGCCGGGCGGGATGGCAGGGCCGCACCAGACGGGGCAGATGCCGCTCCCCCACCCGCACCAGACCGGCCAGGGCCCGCTGCCGCACCACGCGACCACCGGCCAGGGCCCGCTGCCCCGCTACCGGCCGCCCCGGCCGCGCCGCGGCGTGA
- a CDS encoding DUF4352 domain-containing protein, with translation MPLPHPHQTGQGPLPHHATTGQGPLPRYRPPRPRRGVTTGCLTALVVVAVLLVLLLAALAWLFRGPAAGAEGGPVQDGRLRFAVTSTKCPKPAKAAAKRTCRVGVQVDNVGPEARVLYPGQQKLVGEDDDVHGGVRLLDADGKEITPIRIEAGGEFTGTLVFDLPRDIQPVGLEVHDSGLSTGARITFA, from the coding sequence ATGCCGCTCCCCCACCCGCACCAGACCGGCCAGGGCCCGCTGCCGCACCACGCGACCACCGGCCAGGGCCCGCTGCCCCGCTACCGGCCGCCCCGGCCGCGCCGCGGCGTGACGACCGGCTGCCTGACCGCGCTGGTGGTGGTGGCCGTCCTGCTGGTGCTGCTGCTGGCCGCCCTGGCCTGGCTGTTCCGCGGCCCGGCGGCCGGCGCGGAGGGCGGCCCGGTCCAGGACGGCAGGCTGCGGTTCGCGGTGACCAGCACCAAGTGCCCCAAGCCGGCCAAGGCGGCCGCGAAGCGTACCTGCCGCGTCGGCGTCCAGGTGGACAACGTCGGCCCCGAGGCCCGGGTCCTGTACCCGGGCCAGCAGAAGCTCGTCGGCGAGGACGACGACGTGCACGGCGGGGTCAGGCTGCTCGACGCCGACGGCAAGGAGATCACCCCGATCCGCATCGAGGCGGGCGGCGAGTTCACCGGGACGCTGGTGTTCGACCTGCCGCGCGACATCCAGCCCGTCGGCCTGGAGGTGCACGACTCGGGCCTGAGCACCGGCGCCCGCATCACCTTCGCCTGA
- a CDS encoding D-isomer specific 2-hydroxyacid dehydrogenase family protein — protein sequence MTVAVHVGPEPVPALVEAVRRGGGRVVPLEEAEAVVYYGSGDPDELRGMISDRVRWVQLPNAGVERMAAAGVITDDPVFTAATGSYGPQVAEHALMLMLAAARRLHRHARATSWGPDDSQVFAGSTVAVVGYGGIGRALMRLLEPFGCRVTAVTDRGDAPGAALILPRDRFREALPDAAYVVVAAPLTPRTRGLFGTPEFALMRSDAWLVNVARGGLVRTGDLVAALRERRIGGAALDVTDPEPLPAGHPLWSLDNVLITPHSANPRAAYWRGLAERVEDNVRRFAAGAPLAGRVSPSEGF from the coding sequence ATGACCGTCGCCGTTCACGTCGGGCCCGAGCCCGTGCCCGCCCTCGTCGAGGCGGTCCGCCGCGGCGGCGGGCGGGTGGTGCCGCTGGAGGAGGCCGAGGCCGTCGTCTACTACGGCAGCGGCGACCCCGACGAGCTGCGCGGCATGATCAGCGACCGCGTCCGGTGGGTGCAGCTCCCGAACGCCGGGGTCGAGCGCATGGCCGCCGCCGGCGTCATCACCGACGACCCCGTCTTCACCGCCGCCACCGGCTCGTACGGCCCCCAGGTGGCCGAGCACGCCCTCATGCTCATGCTGGCCGCCGCCCGCCGGCTGCACCGCCACGCCAGGGCGACGAGCTGGGGGCCGGACGACTCGCAGGTGTTCGCCGGCTCCACCGTCGCCGTCGTCGGGTACGGCGGCATCGGGCGGGCGCTCATGCGGCTGCTGGAGCCGTTCGGCTGCCGGGTGACCGCCGTCACCGACCGCGGCGACGCTCCCGGCGCGGCCCTGATCCTGCCCAGGGACCGCTTCCGCGAGGCGCTGCCCGACGCCGCGTACGTGGTGGTCGCCGCGCCCCTCACGCCCCGCACGCGCGGGCTGTTCGGGACGCCCGAGTTCGCGCTCATGCGCTCCGACGCGTGGCTGGTGAACGTCGCCAGAGGCGGCCTGGTCCGCACCGGCGACCTGGTGGCCGCGCTGCGCGAACGGCGTATCGGCGGGGCCGCCCTCGACGTCACCGACCCCGAGCCGCTGCCCGCCGGGCACCCGCTGTGGAGCCTCGACAACGTCCTCATCACGCCGCACTCGGCGAACCCGCGGGCCGCGTACTGGCGGGGGCTGGCCGAACGGGTCGAGGACAACGTGCGCCGCTTCGCCGCGGGCGCCCCGCTCGCCGGCCGCGTCTCCCCGTCCGAGGGCTTCTGA
- a CDS encoding FadR/GntR family transcriptional regulator — protein MALQGLHGQVVDHLGRALAAGELRAGQVLRLEDVQERYGVSRTVAREAVRVLESKRLVTSRPRVGVTVRPADAWNRYDPQVIRWRLASPGAGDQLRELAELRAAVEPAAAALAAARAGEEHRRELVAAARALTGAARAGDREGFVAADAAFHRVLLAASGNGMFAQLAAVTEELLTSRRELRLLPDPLATAAVLRHLDAAEAVAAGRADEAARAIESIVRAAGEEVQQILEGGPCALRPAAYDQEVSP, from the coding sequence ATGGCACTCCAGGGGCTGCACGGGCAGGTGGTCGACCACCTCGGCCGCGCGCTCGCCGCCGGCGAGCTGCGCGCGGGCCAGGTCCTGCGGCTGGAGGACGTCCAGGAGCGGTACGGCGTCTCGCGCACGGTCGCCCGCGAGGCCGTGCGCGTGCTGGAGTCCAAACGGCTGGTCACCAGCCGGCCCCGGGTCGGCGTCACCGTCCGCCCGGCGGACGCCTGGAACCGCTACGACCCGCAGGTCATCCGCTGGCGGCTCGCCTCGCCCGGCGCCGGCGACCAGCTCCGCGAGCTGGCCGAGCTGCGGGCCGCCGTCGAGCCCGCCGCCGCCGCGCTGGCCGCCGCCCGCGCCGGAGAGGAGCACCGGCGGGAGCTGGTCGCCGCCGCGCGGGCCCTGACCGGGGCGGCGCGGGCGGGCGACCGGGAGGGCTTCGTCGCCGCCGACGCCGCCTTCCACCGGGTGCTGCTCGCGGCCTCGGGCAACGGCATGTTCGCCCAGCTCGCCGCCGTGACCGAGGAGCTGCTGACCTCCCGGCGGGAGCTGCGGCTGCTGCCCGACCCGCTCGCCACGGCCGCGGTCCTGCGGCACCTCGACGCGGCCGAGGCCGTCGCCGCCGGGCGCGCGGACGAGGCGGCGCGGGCGATCGAGTCGATCGTGCGGGCGGCCGGGGAAGAAGTGCAGCAGATTCTGGAGGGCGGGCCCTGCGCGCTCCGCCCCGCAGCGTACGACCAGGAGGTCTCCCCATGA
- a CDS encoding bifunctional 4-hydroxy-2-oxoglutarate aldolase/2-dehydro-3-deoxy-phosphogluconate aldolase, which translates to MYRWEIVRAVTEQRVFGIVRSAGPEEALTAAEAVLDAGLRAVEVALTTPRALTAVARLTERRPGALVGAGTVLDAAAARAAVEAGARFLVSPSLHPEVIRAGHRYGVPVFPGVATPTEIVRALEEGADAVKIFPASGLAPSWLRDLRAALPQVPAIPTGGVTLDNAAEWIAAGAVACGMGSALTSGGAEAAGARVTALLARLAEAR; encoded by the coding sequence ATGTACCGCTGGGAGATCGTCCGGGCCGTCACCGAGCAGCGGGTGTTCGGCATCGTCAGGAGCGCCGGCCCCGAGGAGGCGCTGACCGCGGCCGAGGCCGTGCTCGACGCCGGGCTGCGGGCCGTCGAGGTGGCGCTCACCACGCCGCGCGCGCTCACCGCCGTCGCCCGGCTCACCGAGCGGCGGCCCGGAGCCCTGGTCGGGGCCGGCACCGTGCTGGACGCCGCCGCCGCCCGCGCCGCCGTCGAGGCCGGCGCCCGCTTCCTCGTCTCGCCCAGCCTGCACCCCGAGGTGATCCGAGCCGGCCACCGCTACGGCGTGCCCGTCTTCCCCGGCGTCGCCACGCCGACCGAGATCGTGCGGGCGCTGGAGGAGGGCGCGGACGCGGTGAAGATCTTCCCCGCCTCCGGCCTGGCGCCGTCCTGGCTGCGTGACCTGCGGGCCGCGCTGCCGCAGGTGCCCGCCATCCCCACCGGCGGCGTCACCCTCGACAACGCCGCCGAGTGGATCGCCGCCGGGGCCGTCGCCTGCGGCATGGGCTCGGCGCTGACCTCCGGCGGGGCCGAGGCGGCCGGGGCGCGCGTCACCGCGCTGCTCGCCCGGCTCGCCGAGGCGCGCTGA
- a CDS encoding sugar kinase: MSVVVCGEAMLLMLAEPGVPLERATAFRRSIAGAESNVAAGLARLGHEARWLGRLGADPAGKAVLAMLRAEGIDTRHAVVDPDAPTGLLLRDSHPARAIDVQYYRAGSAASRLAPGELTPEMLRGARIVHVTGITPMLSGSAHQATLRLFDLAEQAGATISFDPNVRLKLGPPGRWRERVAPLLARAGVVFAGEDELELLGVDPAGLPGLAVVKHRDKSASCAGLRQEAFPVPVTDPVGAGDAFAAGFLSGLLRGEPYEVCLREAAAVAALVVQCADDTSGLPDRAGLERALAAFTSAGETVHR; this comes from the coding sequence GTGAGCGTCGTGGTCTGCGGCGAAGCCATGCTGCTGATGCTCGCCGAGCCGGGCGTCCCCCTGGAACGCGCCACCGCCTTCCGCCGCTCGATCGCCGGCGCGGAGTCCAACGTCGCCGCCGGGCTGGCCCGCCTCGGCCACGAGGCCCGCTGGCTCGGCCGGCTCGGCGCGGACCCGGCCGGCAAGGCCGTGCTCGCCATGCTCCGCGCCGAGGGCATCGACACCCGGCACGCCGTCGTCGACCCCGACGCCCCCACCGGGCTGCTGCTGCGCGACAGCCACCCGGCCCGCGCCATCGACGTCCAGTACTACCGCGCCGGCTCGGCCGCCTCCCGCCTGGCCCCCGGCGAGCTGACGCCCGAGATGCTACGCGGCGCCCGGATCGTGCACGTCACCGGCATCACGCCGATGTTGTCCGGCTCGGCGCACCAGGCCACGCTGCGCCTGTTCGACCTGGCCGAGCAGGCGGGCGCGACGATCTCGTTCGACCCCAACGTGCGGCTCAAGCTCGGCCCGCCCGGGCGGTGGCGCGAGCGCGTCGCGCCGCTCCTGGCCCGCGCCGGCGTGGTGTTCGCCGGCGAGGACGAGCTGGAGCTGCTGGGCGTCGACCCCGCCGGGCTGCCCGGGCTGGCCGTGGTCAAGCACCGCGACAAGTCGGCGAGCTGCGCCGGGCTGCGGCAGGAGGCGTTCCCGGTGCCCGTCACCGACCCGGTGGGGGCGGGGGACGCGTTCGCGGCCGGGTTCCTGTCCGGGCTGCTGCGCGGGGAGCCGTACGAGGTGTGCCTGCGCGAGGCGGCGGCCGTCGCGGCGCTGGTCGTGCAGTGCGCCGACGACACCTCAGGGCTGCCGGACCGGGCGGGGCTGGAGCGGGCGCTGGCCGCGTTCACCTCGGCCGGCGAGACCGTCCACCGCTGA
- a CDS encoding MFS transporter → MRRPFITLLAANALSVTGTMLCVLAVPWFVLETTGSAGLTGLAAFATTLPVVVSAAFGGTLVDRLGFRRSSVASDLISGVVVLAVPLLAQREGLSYPALLGLLFLRWLAATPGETARKAMLPELAALGGVRIERAAAAYDGIYRGAAMVGAPLAGVLIAWLGTGALLVVDGLTFLLSAFLVAGLPSTTGAARGGRDGYLRGLRAGLAFLWRDRLQLSATAMIVVVNMLDTGVTQVLLALYARDVAAGPRAFGLLAGAVAAGALAGTVAYAAAGDRLPRRLTYGVAFLLAGVPRVLVLALGAPLPVAVAVALASGFAAGAINPILCVLQYDRIPPPLRARVIGAMSAASYAAMPVGGLLAGSLTELAGLGAALAAFTCVYFLVSLPPFVGRVWRELDRRG, encoded by the coding sequence GTGAGGCGTCCATTCATCACTCTGCTGGCCGCCAACGCGCTCTCCGTCACCGGCACCATGCTCTGCGTGCTGGCCGTGCCGTGGTTCGTGCTGGAGACGACGGGCAGCGCCGGGCTCACGGGGCTGGCGGCGTTCGCGACCACGCTGCCCGTCGTCGTCTCGGCGGCCTTCGGCGGGACGCTGGTGGACCGGCTCGGGTTCCGGCGCTCCAGCGTGGCGTCCGACCTGATCAGCGGCGTCGTGGTGCTGGCGGTGCCGCTGCTGGCGCAGCGCGAGGGGCTGTCGTACCCGGCGCTGCTGGGGCTGCTGTTCCTGCGCTGGCTGGCGGCGACGCCGGGCGAGACCGCGCGCAAGGCGATGCTGCCGGAGCTGGCGGCGCTCGGCGGGGTGCGGATCGAGCGGGCGGCGGCGGCCTACGACGGGATCTACCGGGGGGCCGCGATGGTGGGCGCGCCGCTGGCCGGGGTGCTGATCGCCTGGCTCGGCACGGGCGCGCTGCTCGTCGTGGACGGGCTCACGTTCCTGCTGTCGGCGTTCCTGGTGGCGGGGCTGCCGTCGACCACGGGGGCGGCGCGGGGCGGGCGGGACGGGTACCTGCGCGGGCTGCGGGCCGGGCTCGCGTTCCTGTGGCGCGACCGGCTCCAGCTCAGCGCCACGGCGATGATCGTGGTGGTCAACATGCTGGACACCGGCGTCACGCAGGTGCTGCTGGCCCTGTACGCCCGCGACGTGGCGGCCGGTCCGCGCGCGTTCGGCCTGCTGGCCGGGGCGGTGGCCGCGGGCGCGCTGGCCGGGACGGTGGCCTACGCCGCCGCCGGCGACCGGCTGCCGCGCCGGCTAACCTACGGGGTGGCGTTCCTGCTCGCCGGGGTGCCCCGGGTGCTGGTGCTGGCCCTCGGCGCGCCGCTGCCGGTGGCCGTCGCGGTCGCGCTGGCCTCGGGTTTCGCCGCGGGCGCCATCAACCCGATCCTCTGCGTGCTCCAGTACGACCGCATCCCGCCCCCGCTGCGGGCCCGGGTGATCGGCGCGATGAGCGCCGCCTCGTACGCGGCCATGCCGGTGGGCGGGCTGCTGGCCGGCTCGCTGACCGAACTGGCCGGGCTGGGCGCCGCGCTCGCCGCGTTCACCTGCGTGTACTTCCTGGTCTCGCTGCCGCCGTTCGTCGGCCGGGTGTGGCGGGAGCTCGACCGGCGCGGGTGA
- a CDS encoding endonuclease/exonuclease/phosphatase family protein: protein MRLTRSIQVLSVLCPVAVVLTAPAASAPAGAATAVVVLDWNIQGDSADMKAVAEVVRASGANVVTLQEIHRRPDADQVKELADELGWDLTANAHFGAGDNPGPCDDPQPGKAGNAILSSFRIAERVTIPLTDFATCPVNRSMAGVKLDLGGGASITVFTTHLSPGLSATSLARREAQADKVRAYFGSRTGLVLTGDFNAPPTDALSKKFVSAGWTDTGARYANKPTHGNARIDYVYTRGITTTSGSVLSSTLSDHLPVVMRMVR from the coding sequence ATGCGCCTGACCCGATCGATCCAGGTGTTGTCCGTTCTATGTCCCGTGGCCGTCGTCCTCACGGCCCCGGCCGCGTCCGCCCCCGCCGGCGCGGCCACCGCCGTCGTCGTCCTCGACTGGAACATCCAGGGCGACAGCGCCGACATGAAGGCCGTCGCCGAGGTCGTCCGGGCCAGCGGCGCCAACGTCGTCACACTCCAGGAGATCCACCGCCGCCCCGACGCCGACCAGGTCAAGGAGCTGGCCGACGAGCTCGGCTGGGACCTCACCGCCAACGCCCACTTCGGCGCGGGCGACAACCCGGGCCCCTGCGACGACCCCCAGCCGGGCAAGGCGGGCAACGCGATCCTGTCGTCGTTCCGGATCGCCGAGCGGGTGACGATCCCGCTCACCGACTTCGCGACCTGCCCGGTCAACCGCTCGATGGCCGGCGTCAAGCTCGACCTGGGCGGCGGCGCGTCGATCACCGTGTTCACCACGCACCTGTCGCCGGGACTGTCGGCGACCTCGCTGGCCCGCCGCGAGGCCCAGGCGGACAAGGTGCGCGCCTACTTCGGCTCCCGCACCGGCCTGGTGCTCACCGGCGACTTCAACGCCCCTCCCACGGACGCGCTGTCGAAGAAGTTCGTCAGCGCGGGGTGGACGGACACGGGCGCCAGGTACGCCAACAAGCCGACCCACGGCAACGCCCGCATCGACTACGTCTACACCCGGGGCATCACCACGACCAGCGGCTCCGTCCTGTCCAGCACGCTGTCCGACCACCTGCCGGTGGTCATGCGGATGGTCCGCTGA